Proteins found in one Pararge aegeria chromosome 12, ilParAegt1.1, whole genome shotgun sequence genomic segment:
- the LOC120628366 gene encoding transcriptional repressor protein YY1-like isoform X2, translating to MMNQEIMCEVEIGSHGGMAEIDGDDQVGVKYEEIETVQYEEYITDDQYEEVEEQVIGMQHLEEDFHISVGSEEVILPGMPGDEVLHQENLPFDPVYHTPPSTSRGRGRPRMNIGHTNNIQHLMPIGEVPMGLMEGNTGRAARRWEQKQVQIKTMEGEFSVTMWATGEDDDDGSNPEPDPDYTEYMTGKKNIIGNEAMPAYYVPGLDLSDPKQLAEFARPGHKIRLKKPSPESSDRTIACPHKGCTKMFRDNSAMRKHLHTHGPRVHVCAECGKAFVESSKLKRHQLVHTGEKPFQCTFEGCGKRFSLDFNLRTHVRIHTGDRPYVCPFDGCNKKFAQSTNLKSHILTHAKAKSRNSLSRNVGTNYESARTTPQFVQLEVSPDDSNPQLIFYTHE from the exons TATGAGGAAATAGAGACAGTACAGTATGAAGAGTACATAACAGATGATCAGTATGAAGAAGTTGAGGAGCAAGTCATTGGTATGCAGCATTTAGAAGAAG ACTTTCACATTTCAGTGGGAAGCGAAGAGGTCATTTTGCCGGGTATGCCGGGGGATGAGGTCTTACACCAGGAAAACCTACCCTTCGACCCCGTCTACCACACCCCACCTTCAACAAGCAG AGGTCGCGGCAGACCCCGAATGAATATAGGTCATACGAACAACATACAACATCTTATGCCTATAG gCGAAGTACCCATGGGGCTAATGGAAGGGAACACAGGCCGCGCTGCTCGCAGATGGGAACAGAAGCAAGTCCAGATCAAGACCATGGAGGGAGAGTTCTCTGTAACTATGTGGGCCACAGGGGAAGACGATG ATGATGGATCAAATCCAGAACCAGATCCTGACTATACAGAGTATATGACgggaaagaaaaatattataggaAATGAAGCCATGCCAG cttattATGTTCCAGGTTTGGACTTATCGGACCCAAAGCAGTTAGCAGAGTTTGCTCGTCCTGGACACAAGATCAGACTAAAGAAACCTTCCCCGGAATCCTCTGACAGAACaatag CATGTCCCCACAAAGGTTGTACGAAAATGTTTCGAGACAACTCGGCGATGAGGAAACACCTTCACACACATGGGCCAAGAGTGCATGTGTGTGCTGAATGTG GCAAGGCATTTGTAGAAAGTTCTAAGTTAAAACGACATCAGTTAGTCCACACAGGGGAGAAACCATTCCAGTGCACATTTGAAGGTTGCGGAAAGAGGTTTTCATTAGACTTCAACCTCAG AACGCACGTTAGAATCCACACGGGCGACAGGCCTTACGTGTGTCCGTTCGACGGCTGCAACAAGAAGTTCGCACAAAGCACCAACCTCAAGTCGCACATACTCACACACGCCAAGGCGAA gTCAAGAAACTCCCTATCGCGCAATGTTGGTACAAATTACGAGTCAGCAAGAACTACACCACAATTCGTCCAGTTGGAAGTGTCTCCAGACGATTCCAACCCTCAACTAATCTTCTACACCCACGAGTGA
- the LOC120628366 gene encoding transcriptional repressor protein YY1-like isoform X1 has translation MMNQEIMCEVEIGSHGGMAEIDGDDQVGVKYEEIETVQYEEYITDDQYEEVEEQVIGMQHLEEDFHISVGSEEVILPGMPGDEVLHQENLPFDPVYHTPPSTSRRGRGRPRMNIGHTNNIQHLMPIGEVPMGLMEGNTGRAARRWEQKQVQIKTMEGEFSVTMWATGEDDDDGSNPEPDPDYTEYMTGKKNIIGNEAMPAYYVPGLDLSDPKQLAEFARPGHKIRLKKPSPESSDRTIACPHKGCTKMFRDNSAMRKHLHTHGPRVHVCAECGKAFVESSKLKRHQLVHTGEKPFQCTFEGCGKRFSLDFNLRTHVRIHTGDRPYVCPFDGCNKKFAQSTNLKSHILTHAKAKSRNSLSRNVGTNYESARTTPQFVQLEVSPDDSNPQLIFYTHE, from the exons TATGAGGAAATAGAGACAGTACAGTATGAAGAGTACATAACAGATGATCAGTATGAAGAAGTTGAGGAGCAAGTCATTGGTATGCAGCATTTAGAAGAAG ACTTTCACATTTCAGTGGGAAGCGAAGAGGTCATTTTGCCGGGTATGCCGGGGGATGAGGTCTTACACCAGGAAAACCTACCCTTCGACCCCGTCTACCACACCCCACCTTCAACAAGCAG AAGAGGTCGCGGCAGACCCCGAATGAATATAGGTCATACGAACAACATACAACATCTTATGCCTATAG gCGAAGTACCCATGGGGCTAATGGAAGGGAACACAGGCCGCGCTGCTCGCAGATGGGAACAGAAGCAAGTCCAGATCAAGACCATGGAGGGAGAGTTCTCTGTAACTATGTGGGCCACAGGGGAAGACGATG ATGATGGATCAAATCCAGAACCAGATCCTGACTATACAGAGTATATGACgggaaagaaaaatattataggaAATGAAGCCATGCCAG cttattATGTTCCAGGTTTGGACTTATCGGACCCAAAGCAGTTAGCAGAGTTTGCTCGTCCTGGACACAAGATCAGACTAAAGAAACCTTCCCCGGAATCCTCTGACAGAACaatag CATGTCCCCACAAAGGTTGTACGAAAATGTTTCGAGACAACTCGGCGATGAGGAAACACCTTCACACACATGGGCCAAGAGTGCATGTGTGTGCTGAATGTG GCAAGGCATTTGTAGAAAGTTCTAAGTTAAAACGACATCAGTTAGTCCACACAGGGGAGAAACCATTCCAGTGCACATTTGAAGGTTGCGGAAAGAGGTTTTCATTAGACTTCAACCTCAG AACGCACGTTAGAATCCACACGGGCGACAGGCCTTACGTGTGTCCGTTCGACGGCTGCAACAAGAAGTTCGCACAAAGCACCAACCTCAAGTCGCACATACTCACACACGCCAAGGCGAA gTCAAGAAACTCCCTATCGCGCAATGTTGGTACAAATTACGAGTCAGCAAGAACTACACCACAATTCGTCCAGTTGGAAGTGTCTCCAGACGATTCCAACCCTCAACTAATCTTCTACACCCACGAGTGA
- the LOC120628366 gene encoding transcriptional repressor protein YY1-like isoform X3 → MMNQEIMCEVEIGSHGGMAEIDGDDQVGVKYEEIETVQYEEYITDDQYEEVEEQVIGMQHLEEDFHISVGSEEVILPGMPGDEVLHQENLPFDPVYHTPPSTSRRGRGRPRMNIGHTNNIQHLMPIGEVPMGLMEGNTGRAARRWEQKQVQIKTMEGEFSVTMWATGEDDDDGSNPEPDPDYTEYMTGKKNIIGNEAMPGLDLSDPKQLAEFARPGHKIRLKKPSPESSDRTIACPHKGCTKMFRDNSAMRKHLHTHGPRVHVCAECGKAFVESSKLKRHQLVHTGEKPFQCTFEGCGKRFSLDFNLRTHVRIHTGDRPYVCPFDGCNKKFAQSTNLKSHILTHAKAKSRNSLSRNVGTNYESARTTPQFVQLEVSPDDSNPQLIFYTHE, encoded by the exons TATGAGGAAATAGAGACAGTACAGTATGAAGAGTACATAACAGATGATCAGTATGAAGAAGTTGAGGAGCAAGTCATTGGTATGCAGCATTTAGAAGAAG ACTTTCACATTTCAGTGGGAAGCGAAGAGGTCATTTTGCCGGGTATGCCGGGGGATGAGGTCTTACACCAGGAAAACCTACCCTTCGACCCCGTCTACCACACCCCACCTTCAACAAGCAG AAGAGGTCGCGGCAGACCCCGAATGAATATAGGTCATACGAACAACATACAACATCTTATGCCTATAG gCGAAGTACCCATGGGGCTAATGGAAGGGAACACAGGCCGCGCTGCTCGCAGATGGGAACAGAAGCAAGTCCAGATCAAGACCATGGAGGGAGAGTTCTCTGTAACTATGTGGGCCACAGGGGAAGACGATG ATGATGGATCAAATCCAGAACCAGATCCTGACTATACAGAGTATATGACgggaaagaaaaatattataggaAATGAAGCCATGCCAG GTTTGGACTTATCGGACCCAAAGCAGTTAGCAGAGTTTGCTCGTCCTGGACACAAGATCAGACTAAAGAAACCTTCCCCGGAATCCTCTGACAGAACaatag CATGTCCCCACAAAGGTTGTACGAAAATGTTTCGAGACAACTCGGCGATGAGGAAACACCTTCACACACATGGGCCAAGAGTGCATGTGTGTGCTGAATGTG GCAAGGCATTTGTAGAAAGTTCTAAGTTAAAACGACATCAGTTAGTCCACACAGGGGAGAAACCATTCCAGTGCACATTTGAAGGTTGCGGAAAGAGGTTTTCATTAGACTTCAACCTCAG AACGCACGTTAGAATCCACACGGGCGACAGGCCTTACGTGTGTCCGTTCGACGGCTGCAACAAGAAGTTCGCACAAAGCACCAACCTCAAGTCGCACATACTCACACACGCCAAGGCGAA gTCAAGAAACTCCCTATCGCGCAATGTTGGTACAAATTACGAGTCAGCAAGAACTACACCACAATTCGTCCAGTTGGAAGTGTCTCCAGACGATTCCAACCCTCAACTAATCTTCTACACCCACGAGTGA
- the LOC120628366 gene encoding transcriptional repressor protein YY1-like isoform X4, protein MMNQEIMCEVEIGSHGGMAEIDGDDQVGVKYEEIETVQYEEYITDDQYEEVEEQVIGMQHLEEVGSEEVILPGMPGDEVLHQENLPFDPVYHTPPSTSRRGRGRPRMNIGHTNNIQHLMPIGEVPMGLMEGNTGRAARRWEQKQVQIKTMEGEFSVTMWATGEDDDDGSNPEPDPDYTEYMTGKKNIIGNEAMPAYYVPGLDLSDPKQLAEFARPGHKIRLKKPSPESSDRTIACPHKGCTKMFRDNSAMRKHLHTHGPRVHVCAECGKAFVESSKLKRHQLVHTGEKPFQCTFEGCGKRFSLDFNLRTHVRIHTGDRPYVCPFDGCNKKFAQSTNLKSHILTHAKAKSRNSLSRNVGTNYESARTTPQFVQLEVSPDDSNPQLIFYTHE, encoded by the exons TATGAGGAAATAGAGACAGTACAGTATGAAGAGTACATAACAGATGATCAGTATGAAGAAGTTGAGGAGCAAGTCATTGGTATGCAGCATTTAGAAGAAG TGGGAAGCGAAGAGGTCATTTTGCCGGGTATGCCGGGGGATGAGGTCTTACACCAGGAAAACCTACCCTTCGACCCCGTCTACCACACCCCACCTTCAACAAGCAG AAGAGGTCGCGGCAGACCCCGAATGAATATAGGTCATACGAACAACATACAACATCTTATGCCTATAG gCGAAGTACCCATGGGGCTAATGGAAGGGAACACAGGCCGCGCTGCTCGCAGATGGGAACAGAAGCAAGTCCAGATCAAGACCATGGAGGGAGAGTTCTCTGTAACTATGTGGGCCACAGGGGAAGACGATG ATGATGGATCAAATCCAGAACCAGATCCTGACTATACAGAGTATATGACgggaaagaaaaatattataggaAATGAAGCCATGCCAG cttattATGTTCCAGGTTTGGACTTATCGGACCCAAAGCAGTTAGCAGAGTTTGCTCGTCCTGGACACAAGATCAGACTAAAGAAACCTTCCCCGGAATCCTCTGACAGAACaatag CATGTCCCCACAAAGGTTGTACGAAAATGTTTCGAGACAACTCGGCGATGAGGAAACACCTTCACACACATGGGCCAAGAGTGCATGTGTGTGCTGAATGTG GCAAGGCATTTGTAGAAAGTTCTAAGTTAAAACGACATCAGTTAGTCCACACAGGGGAGAAACCATTCCAGTGCACATTTGAAGGTTGCGGAAAGAGGTTTTCATTAGACTTCAACCTCAG AACGCACGTTAGAATCCACACGGGCGACAGGCCTTACGTGTGTCCGTTCGACGGCTGCAACAAGAAGTTCGCACAAAGCACCAACCTCAAGTCGCACATACTCACACACGCCAAGGCGAA gTCAAGAAACTCCCTATCGCGCAATGTTGGTACAAATTACGAGTCAGCAAGAACTACACCACAATTCGTCCAGTTGGAAGTGTCTCCAGACGATTCCAACCCTCAACTAATCTTCTACACCCACGAGTGA
- the LOC120628366 gene encoding transcriptional repressor protein YY1-like isoform X5 translates to MMNQEIMCEVEIGSHGGMAEIDGDDQVGVKYEEIETVQYEEYITDDQYEEVEEQVIGMQHLEEVGSEEVILPGMPGDEVLHQENLPFDPVYHTPPSTSRRGRGRPRMNIGHTNNIQHLMPIGEVPMGLMEGNTGRAARRWEQKQVQIKTMEGEFSVTMWATGEDDDDGSNPEPDPDYTEYMTGKKNIIGNEAMPGLDLSDPKQLAEFARPGHKIRLKKPSPESSDRTIACPHKGCTKMFRDNSAMRKHLHTHGPRVHVCAECGKAFVESSKLKRHQLVHTGEKPFQCTFEGCGKRFSLDFNLRTHVRIHTGDRPYVCPFDGCNKKFAQSTNLKSHILTHAKAKSRNSLSRNVGTNYESARTTPQFVQLEVSPDDSNPQLIFYTHE, encoded by the exons TATGAGGAAATAGAGACAGTACAGTATGAAGAGTACATAACAGATGATCAGTATGAAGAAGTTGAGGAGCAAGTCATTGGTATGCAGCATTTAGAAGAAG TGGGAAGCGAAGAGGTCATTTTGCCGGGTATGCCGGGGGATGAGGTCTTACACCAGGAAAACCTACCCTTCGACCCCGTCTACCACACCCCACCTTCAACAAGCAG AAGAGGTCGCGGCAGACCCCGAATGAATATAGGTCATACGAACAACATACAACATCTTATGCCTATAG gCGAAGTACCCATGGGGCTAATGGAAGGGAACACAGGCCGCGCTGCTCGCAGATGGGAACAGAAGCAAGTCCAGATCAAGACCATGGAGGGAGAGTTCTCTGTAACTATGTGGGCCACAGGGGAAGACGATG ATGATGGATCAAATCCAGAACCAGATCCTGACTATACAGAGTATATGACgggaaagaaaaatattataggaAATGAAGCCATGCCAG GTTTGGACTTATCGGACCCAAAGCAGTTAGCAGAGTTTGCTCGTCCTGGACACAAGATCAGACTAAAGAAACCTTCCCCGGAATCCTCTGACAGAACaatag CATGTCCCCACAAAGGTTGTACGAAAATGTTTCGAGACAACTCGGCGATGAGGAAACACCTTCACACACATGGGCCAAGAGTGCATGTGTGTGCTGAATGTG GCAAGGCATTTGTAGAAAGTTCTAAGTTAAAACGACATCAGTTAGTCCACACAGGGGAGAAACCATTCCAGTGCACATTTGAAGGTTGCGGAAAGAGGTTTTCATTAGACTTCAACCTCAG AACGCACGTTAGAATCCACACGGGCGACAGGCCTTACGTGTGTCCGTTCGACGGCTGCAACAAGAAGTTCGCACAAAGCACCAACCTCAAGTCGCACATACTCACACACGCCAAGGCGAA gTCAAGAAACTCCCTATCGCGCAATGTTGGTACAAATTACGAGTCAGCAAGAACTACACCACAATTCGTCCAGTTGGAAGTGTCTCCAGACGATTCCAACCCTCAACTAATCTTCTACACCCACGAGTGA
- the LOC120628030 gene encoding coatomer subunit gamma codes for MSSFKREKKEEEDGGGSPYQSLDKTIVLQEARHFNETPVNPRKCSHILSKILFLLNQGEKLSTQEATDVFFATTKLFQSKDVMLRRMVYLCIKELSKLAQDVIIVTSSLTKDMTGKEDLYRAAAIRALCSITDSTMLQAIERYMKQAIVDKNPAVRSAALVSALHLSSTVPDLVRRWANEAQEAVNSDNAMVSYHALGILASTRRNDKLSTVKLITPLTKYTLKSQYALCLLIRMVAQLIDDDDSEASAPYVRFIQSCLGHKSEMILYEAAHAILNLKKTPRDLASSAVSVLQLFCGSSKASLRLAGARTLARLTSKHPTAVAACAVDLENLISDPNRSVATLAVTTLLATGAESSVDRLMKQISSFVSEISDEFKIVVVKAIRRLCQKFPRKHQSLAAFLAGMLRDEGGLEYKAAIADAIIALVEENPDAKETGLAHLCEFIEDCEHTALAVRILHLLGREGPKSRQPSRYIRFIYNRVILESGPVRAAAVSAVAQFGAQRPELLPNIRVLLARCEMDDEDEVRDRAIYYNAILDTADQELINDYIIDVPKPNPVLLEKALRDHIANQPQEPFDIMTVPTEEQKEAKEDVAEIEVRNKPKQMSLEEIYSEQLAKVPGIEKLGPLFKTNTPVELTEAETEYRVRLLKHVFVRHIVLQFECINTLSDQILEQVHVRLECPPDYEVRCILPCAKLVYDKPASVFVVVDFPSAYLDSLGTFGATLEFVVRDCDPNTGIPDPGEGYADTYPLEEFYMGCSDQIRARVMGDDWDQTWERAANILEISDTYALPDQDPGAAAKSVCEYLGLPKATIVGDAVKEIRGGGVFRGGAPFLVKARIASSNVGVTMLIAARSPREDVAQLLLAAVG; via the exons ATGAGCTCTTTCAAGCGCGAAAAGAAGGAAGAAGAAGATGGTGGTGGGAGCCCGTACCAGAGTTTGGATAAAACAATCGTGTTGCAGGAAGCGAGACATTTCAACGAAACCCCTGTGAATCCACGGAAATGTTCTCATATATTGTCGAAAATCCTATTTTTGCTGAATCAAGGGGAGAAATTGTCTACCCAAGAGGCTACAGATGTATTTTTTGCGACAACAAAGCTGTTTCAATCAAAGGATGTGATGTTACGTCGTAtggtatatttatgtattaaggAGCTGAGTAAGCTAGCTCAAGATGTGATAATAGTGACATCTTCTTTAACTAAGGACATGACTGGCAAGGAGGATTTGTACCGGGCGGCTGCTATACGAGCTCTGTGCAGCATAACCGATAGCACGATGCTGCAAGCTATTGAAAGGTACATGAAACAAGCGATAGTCGATAAGAACCCTGCAGTGAGGTCTGCCGCGTTGGTGTCGGCGTTACATTTGTCGTCTACTGTTCCTGATTTGGTGCGACGCTGGGCGAATGAAGCTCAG GAGGCAGTGAATTCTGACAATGCAATGGTTTCCTATCACGCCTTGGGAATTTTGGCGAGCACCCGCAGGAACGATAAACTTTCTACAGTCAAACTTATTACTCCCCTGACTAAATATACGCTTAAATCTCAATATGCTCTATGCCTATTAATTCGTATGGTAGCACAATtaattgacgatgatgattctGAAGCTTCAGCACCGTATGTAAGGTTCATACAATCATGTTTGGGCCACAAATCTGAAATGATCCTGTATGAGGCAGCACAtgcaattttaaatcttaagaAGACTCCTAGAGATTTAGCCTCTTCAGCAGTTTCGGTACTGCAATTATTCTGTGGATCCTCAAAAGCTTCCCTGAGATTGGCTGGCGCTAGAACATTAGCGAGACTTACTTCTAAACATCCAACAGCAGTTGCAGCTTGTGCTGTTGATTTAGAAAACCTCATTTCTGATCCAAACAGATCGGTTGCTACTTTGGCAGTTACCACACTGTTAGCTACAGGTGCCGAAAGCTCAGTCGACCGTCTCATGAAGCAGATTTCTAGTTTCGTCTCAGAGATTTCTGACGAATTCAAAATTGTCGTCGTCAAAGCTATTCGACGTTTATGTCAGAAGTTCCCAAGGAAGCATCAGTCGCTGGCCGCGTTTTTGGCAGGCATGCTGCGCGATGAAGGAGGACTTGAATATAAAGCCGCGATCGCAGATGCAATAATTGCTCTTGTAGAAGAAAATCCGGATGCTAAGGAAACTGGATTAGCTCATTTGTGTGAATTCATCGAGGATTGTGAGCACACAGCTCTGGCTGTTCGTATCCTTCATTTACTTGGACGTGAAGGACCAAAATCCCGCCAACCTTCCCGATACATCCGTTTTATTTACAACAGAGTTATTTTAGAGTCTGGCCCGGTCCGAGCTGCAGCTGTTTCTGCAGTGGCACAGTTCGGGGCTCAAAGACCCGAATTGCTACCAAACATTAGAGTGCTCCTAGCTCGCTGCGAAATGGACGACGAAGACGAGGTCCGCGATCGAGCTATTTACTATAACGCAATCCTAGACACGGCAGACCAAGAACTGATCAATGATTATATAATTGACGTTCCAAAACCAAATCCAGTGTTATTAGAAAAAGCGTTGCGTGACCATATCGCCAATCAACCGCAAGAACCATTCGACATTATGACGGTTCCGACTGAAGAACAGAAAGAAGCCAAGGAGGATGTAGCGGAGATTGAAGTGCGTAATAAACCCAAACAGATGTCCCTTGAGGAAATCTATAGCGAACAATTGGCTAAAGTACCTGGCATCGAAAAACTTGGCCCACTTTTCAAGACGAATACTCCTGTGGAATTGACAGAAGCGGAAACCGAATATCGCGTACGTTTGCTCAAGCACGTATTTGTTCGTCACATTGTCCTGCAATTTGAATGCATCAACACATTAAGTGACCAAATTCTGGAACAGGTTCACGTAAGACTAGAATGCCCGCCAGATTACGAAGTTAGGTGTATCCTGCCATGTGCGAAACTTGTTTACGATAAACCTGCCAGCGTTTTCGTGGTAGTAGACTTCCCGAGTGCGTATTTGGACAGTCTCGGCACTTTTGGGGCTACATTAGAGTTTGTTGTTCGTGATTGTGATCCAAATACAGGAATCCCGGATCCTGGAGAAGGTTATGCGGACACCTATCCTTTGGAAGAGTTTTATATGGGTTGTTCAGACCAGATTCGCGCGAGGGTTATGGGCGATGACTGGGATCAAACTTGGGAGAGAGCGGCGAATATTCTAGAAATATCTGACACTTACGCACTCCCTGACCAAGACCCCGGTGCGGCTGCGAAGTCCGTTTGCGAATATTTGGGTTTGCCGAAAGCAACTATTGTCGGGGATGCGGTAAAGGAGATAAGAGGCGGGGGTGTGTTCCGGGGCGGTGCTCCTTTCTTGGTGAAAGCCCGGATCGCGTCGAGTAATGTCGGTGTCACCATGTTGATAGCCGCCAGGTCGCCCAGAGAAGATGTCGCACAATTATTGTTGGCTGCGGTCggataa